A stretch of Suncus etruscus isolate mSunEtr1 chromosome 9, mSunEtr1.pri.cur, whole genome shotgun sequence DNA encodes these proteins:
- the LRRC4C gene encoding leucine-rich repeat-containing protein 4C, with translation MLNKMTLHPQQIMIGPRFNRALFDPLLVVLLALQLLVVAGLVRAQTCPSVCSCSNQFSKVICVRKNLREVPDGISTNTRLLNLHENQIQIIKVNSFKHLRHLEILQLSRNHIRTIEIGAFNGLANLNTLELFDNRLTTIPNGAFVYLSKLKELWLRNNPIESIPSYAFNRIPSLRRLDLGELKRLSYISEGAFEGLSNLRYLNLAMCNLREIPNLTPLIKLDELDLSGNHLSAIRPGSFQGLMHLQKLWMIQSQIQVIERNAFDNLQSLVEINLAHNNLTLLPHDLFTPLHHLERIHLHHNPWNCNCDILWLSWWIKDMAPSNTACCARCNTPPNLKGRYIGELDQNYFTCYAPVIVEPPADLNVTEGMAAELKCRASTSLTSVSWITPNGTVMTHGAYKVRIAVLSDGTLNFTNVTVQDTGMYTCMVSNSVGNTTASATLNVTAATTTPFSYFSTVTVETMEPSQDEARTTDNNVGPTPVIDWETTNVTTSLMPQSTRSTEKTFTTPVTDINNGIPGIDEVMKTTKIIIGCFVAITLMAAVMLVIFYKMRKQHHRQNHHAPTRTVEIINVDDEITGDTPMESHLPMPAIEHEHLNHYNSYKSPFNHTTTVNTINSIHSSVHEPLLIRMNSKDNVQETQI, from the coding sequence ATGTTGAACAAGATGACCTTACATCCACAGCAGATAATGATAGGTCCTAGGTTTAACAGGGCCCTATTTGACCCCCTGCTTGTGGTGCTGCTGGCTCTTCAACTTCTCGTGGTGGCTGGTCTGGTGCGGGCTCAAACTTGCCCTTCTGTATGCTCCTGTAGCAACCAGTTCAGCAAGGTGATTTGTGTCCGCAAAAACCTACGTGAGGTTCCAGATGGCATCTCTACCAATACAAGGTTATTGAACCTCCATGAGAACCAAATCCAGATCATCAAAGTGAATAGCTTCAAACACTTGAGGCACCTGGAAATCTTACAGCTGAGTAGAAATCATATCAGAACCATTGAAATTGGAGCCTTCAATGGTCTAGCGAACCTCAACACTCTAGAACTCTTTGACAATCGTCTTACTACCATCCCAAATGGAGCTTTTGTATATTTGTCTAAACTGAAGGAGCTGTGGTTGCGTAACAACCCCATTGAAAGCATCCCTTCTTACGCTTTTAACAGAATCCCTTCTCTGCGCCGACTAGACTTAGGGGAGTTGAAAAGGCTTTCATACATCTCAGAAGGTGCCTTTGAAGGTCTGTCCAATTTGAGGTATTTGAACCTTGCCATGTGCAATCTTCGGGAAATCCCTAACCTCACACCTCTCATAAAACTGGACGAGCTGGATCTTTCTGGGAATCACTTATCTGCTATCAGACCTGGTTCTTTCCAAGGACTGATGCATCTTCAAAAACTGTGGATGATACAATCCCAGATTCAAGTGATTGAGCGGAATGCCTTTGATAACCTTCAATCACTAGTGGAGATCAACCTGGCACACAACAATTTAACATTACTGCCTCATGACCTCTTCACACCCTTGCATCACCTAGAGCGAATACACTTACATCACAACCCTTGGAACTGTAACTGTGACATTCTGTGGCTCAGTTGGTGGATAAAAGACATGGCACCTTCTAATACTGCTTGTTGTGCTCGGTGTAACACTCCTCCCAATCTGAAAGGGAGGTATATTGGGGAGCTCGACCAGAATTATTTCACATGCTATGCTCCTGTGATTGTGGAACCTCCTGCTGACCTCAACGTCACTGAAGGTATGGCTGCTGAGCTGAAGTGCAGGGCTTCCACATCCCTGACCTCTGTATCCTGGATTACTCCAAATGGGACAGTCATGACACATGGGGCATACAAAGTGCGAATAGCTGTGCTCAGCGATGGCACATTAAATTTCACGAATGTAACTGTGCAAGATACAGGCATGTACACATGTATGGTGAGTAATTCTGTTGGGAATACCACTGCTTCGGCCACCTTGAATGTTACTGCAGCAACCACTACTCCCTTCTCTTACTTTTCAACAGTGACAGTAGAGACTATGGAACCTTCTCAGGATGAGGCAAGGACCACAGATAATAATGTGGGCCCCACTCCGGTGATCGACTGGGAAACCACCAATGTGACCACCTCTCTCATGCCACAGAGCACAAGGTCAACAGAAAAAACATTCACCACCCCAGTAACTGATATAAACAATGGGATCCCAGGAATTGATGAGGTCATGAAGACCACTAAAATCATCATTGGCTGTTTTGTGGCCATCACACTCATGGCAGCAGTGATGCTGGTTATTTTTTACAAGATGAGGAAGCAGCACCATCGACAAAACCATCATGCGCCAACAAGGACTGTTGAGATCATTAATGTGGATGATGAGATTACAGGAGATACACCCATGGAAAGTCACCTGCCCATGCCTGCTATTGAACACGAGCACCTAAATCACTATAACTCTTACAAATCTCCCTTCAACCACACAACAACAGTTAACACAATAAATTCAATACACAGTTCGGTGCATGAACCGTTATTGATTCGAATGAACTCTAAAGACAATGTACAAGAGACTCaaatttaa